Part of the Clostridiaceae bacterium genome is shown below.
TATTTTGGCACTAACCATGATTCTTGCGTTAGTTGCTTGTGAAAATACGCAAACTAGCAAGTCTCAGAATGAAAGTGATTTGAGTTACGTAAAGAGTAAAGGCAAACTGGTTATTGGCTATACCAATTATGCACCCATGAATTATACAGATGAAAATGGCGTTTTTACCGGTTTTGACACAGAGTTGGCAATCTTAACATGTGAGAAGCTTGGAGTTGAGCCTGATTTTGTTGAAATCAACTGGGATACCAAGGAAGTAGAACTAAATGCAAAATCTATTGATTGCATTTGGAATGGTTTGACAATAAATCCTGAACGTCAGGCAACCATGGAGATTACCAGACCTTATGTTAAGAATGCGCAGGTAGTTTTGATGAAGGAAGGTTCTGCCTATAATGGTACAGCATCTTTAATTGGCAAGACTGTAGTGGCTGAACAAGGCTCTGCCGGAGAAGATACCATTAAAGATGATGAGAACCTGAAACAGGCGAATTTTGTTCCAAAGACCTTGCAGACAGACTGCCTGATGGAATTGAAATCTGGTACTGCTGATGCAGCTGTATTAGATATGACCTTGGCAAAAGCCATGACTGGTAAAGGCACTAGTTATGAGGATATCGTTATTGTGGATTACTTGGCTGA
Proteins encoded:
- a CDS encoding amino acid ABC transporter substrate-binding protein, yielding MRKFRMKKLMMVILALTMILALVACENTQTSKSQNESDLSYVKSKGKLVIGYTNYAPMNYTDENGVFTGFDTELAILTCEKLGVEPDFVEINWDTKEVELNAKSIDCIWNGLTINPERQATMEITRPYVKNAQVVLMKEGSAYNGTASLIGKTVVAEQGSAGEDTIKDDENLKQANFVPKTLQTDCLMELKSGTADAAVLDMTLAKAMTGKGTSYEDIVIVDYLAEENYGVAFRKGSDICAEVNKIFEGFIKDGTMASLAEKYGLELAEE